From Medicago truncatula cultivar Jemalong A17 chromosome 7, MtrunA17r5.0-ANR, whole genome shotgun sequence, a single genomic window includes:
- the LOC11411777 gene encoding thioredoxin H2 has translation MGSFLSSLVGGDSATASQSSESSENSSVKTFHSSARWQLHFNELKDSPRLVVIDFSATWCGPCKMMEPILQAMANEFTDVEFIKIDVDELSDVAQEFKVQAMPTFLLLKNGKEVDKVVGAKKDELKNKVQKHKA, from the exons ATGGGATCATTTCTCTCTTCCTTAGTCGGCGGCGACTCCGCCACCGCCTCACAGTCATCAGAATCATCGGAGAACTCTTCCGTCAAGACTTTCCACTCATCTGCTCGCTGGCAACTTCACTTCAACGAACTCAAAGATTCTCCTCGTCTT GTGGTGATTGATTTCTCTGCTACATGGTGTGGACCTTGTAAAATGATGGAACCGATTCTTCAAGCTATGGCTAATGAATTCACTGATGTTGAATTCATCAAAattgatgttgatgaattatcg GATGTGGCGCAGGAGTTTAAGGTGCAGGCTATGCCAACGTTTCTGTTGTTGAAGAATGGGAAAGAGGTTGACAAGGTTGTTGGAGCAAAGAAGGATGAACTTAAAAACAAGGTTCAAAAGCACAAAGCTTAG